The Malus domestica chromosome 13, GDT2T_hap1 genome includes a window with the following:
- the LOC139190686 gene encoding uncharacterized protein isoform X2 produces MGVFESNEGSQNHLHESCSLARELQHIRIGDPSEQYNSRNSDQHTFFIEVVPQLVNYNISKFEIPRSSITPEIQHAFFIEVVPQLVNYNISKFEIPRSSITPEIQIGMLSSLKLFLIVSFITYQKFRMN; encoded by the exons ATGGGTGTATTCGAATCCAATGAGGG atcgcaaaaccatcttcatgaaagttgttccttagctcgtgaactacaacatatccgaattggagatccatcggagcagtacaactccagaaattcag atcaacatactttcttcattgaagttgttcctcagcttgtgaactacaacatatccaaatttgagatccctcggagcagtataactccagaaatccag catgctttcttcattgaagttgttcctcagcttgtgaactacaacatatccaaatttgagatccctcggagcagtataactccagaaatccag atcggtatgctttcttcattgaagttgttcctcatcgtctctttcataacatatcaaaaattcagaatgaactaa
- the LOC139190686 gene encoding uncharacterized protein isoform X1 — protein MGVFESNEGSQNHLHESCSLARELQHIRIGDPSEQYNSRNSDQHTFFIEVVPQLVNYNISKFEIPRSSITPEIQHAFFIEVVPQLVNYNISKFEIPRSSITPEIQIFETSQQLRNLQESDCHVWSFNTLISVAQTEMVPS, from the exons ATGGGTGTATTCGAATCCAATGAGGG atcgcaaaaccatcttcatgaaagttgttccttagctcgtgaactacaacatatccgaattggagatccatcggagcagtacaactccagaaattcag atcaacatactttcttcattgaagttgttcctcagcttgtgaactacaacatatccaaatttgagatccctcggagcagtataactccagaaatccag catgctttcttcattgaagttgttcctcagcttgtgaactacaacatatccaaatttgagatccctcggagcagtataactccagaaatccag atcttcgaaacatcacagcagcttcgaaatctgcaagaatccgactgtcatgtttggagcttcaacactttaatttccgtcgctcaaacagaaatggttccttcttga
- the LOC139190686 gene encoding uncharacterized protein isoform X3 yields the protein MGVFESNEGSQNHLHESCSLARELQHIRIGDPSEQYNSRNSDQHAFFIEVVPQLVNYNISKFEIPRSSITPEIQIFETSQQLRNLQESDCHVWSFNTLISVAQTEMVPS from the exons ATGGGTGTATTCGAATCCAATGAGGG atcgcaaaaccatcttcatgaaagttgttccttagctcgtgaactacaacatatccgaattggagatccatcggagcagtacaactccagaaattcag atcagcatgctttcttcattgaagttgttcctcagcttgtgaactacaacatatccaaatttgagatccctcggagcagtataactccagaaatccag atcttcgaaacatcacagcagcttcgaaatctgcaagaatccgactgtcatgtttggagcttcaacactttaatttccgtcgctcaaacagaaatggttccttcttga
- the LOC139190686 gene encoding uncharacterized protein isoform X4 — protein MGVFESNEGSQNHLHESCSLARELQHIRIGDPSEQYNSRNSDQHAFFIEVVPQLVNYNISKFEIPRSSITPEIQIGMLSSLKLFLIVSFITYQKFRMN, from the exons ATGGGTGTATTCGAATCCAATGAGGG atcgcaaaaccatcttcatgaaagttgttccttagctcgtgaactacaacatatccgaattggagatccatcggagcagtacaactccagaaattcag atcagcatgctttcttcattgaagttgttcctcagcttgtgaactacaacatatccaaatttgagatccctcggagcagtataactccagaaatccag atcggtatgctttcttcattgaagttgttcctcatcgtctctttcataacatatcaaaaattcagaatgaactaa